In the genome of Telluria beijingensis, one region contains:
- a CDS encoding type IV pilus twitching motility protein PilT has product MDISELLAFSVKNKASDLHLSAGLPPMIRVHGDVRRINLPPLEHKDVHGMIYDIMNDGQRKQYEEVLECDFSFAIPGLARFRVNAFNQERGASAVLRTIPSKILTLEELNAPKIFAELAMKPRGLVLVTGPTGSGKSTTLAAMVNHLNENEYGHILTIEDPIEFVHDSKKCLINQREVGPHTLSFNNALRSALREDPDAILVGELRDLETIRLALSAAETGHLVFGTLHTSSAAKTIDRIVDVFPAEEKEMVRAMLSESLQAVISQTLLKTKDGSGRVAAHEIMIGTPAIRNLIREAKIAQMYSAIQTGSNVGMQTLDQNLTELVRRNVISTGAARAAAKIPENFLG; this is encoded by the coding sequence ATGGACATTTCGGAACTACTCGCCTTCTCGGTCAAGAACAAGGCCTCTGACCTGCACCTGTCGGCCGGCCTGCCGCCGATGATCCGCGTGCATGGCGACGTGCGCCGCATTAACCTGCCGCCGCTCGAGCACAAGGACGTGCACGGCATGATCTATGACATCATGAACGACGGCCAGCGCAAGCAGTACGAAGAAGTGCTCGAGTGCGACTTCTCGTTCGCGATTCCCGGCCTGGCGCGTTTTCGCGTCAACGCCTTCAACCAGGAACGCGGCGCCTCGGCCGTGCTGCGTACGATTCCCTCCAAGATCCTGACGCTCGAGGAACTGAACGCGCCGAAGATCTTCGCCGAACTGGCGATGAAGCCGCGCGGCCTGGTGCTGGTGACCGGCCCGACCGGCTCCGGCAAGTCGACCACGCTGGCGGCGATGGTCAACCACCTGAACGAGAACGAATACGGCCACATCCTCACCATCGAGGACCCGATCGAGTTCGTGCACGACTCCAAGAAATGCCTGATCAACCAGCGCGAAGTGGGTCCGCACACGCTGTCGTTCAATAACGCGCTGCGCTCGGCGCTGCGCGAAGACCCGGACGCGATCCTGGTCGGCGAATTGCGCGACCTGGAAACCATCCGCCTGGCGCTGTCGGCGGCCGAGACCGGCCACCTGGTGTTCGGCACCCTGCACACCTCGTCGGCGGCCAAGACCATCGACCGTATCGTGGACGTGTTCCCGGCCGAAGAAAAAGAGATGGTGCGCGCGATGCTGTCCGAGTCGCTGCAGGCCGTGATCTCGCAAACCCTGCTCAAGACCAAGGACGGCTCGGGGCGCGTGGCGGCGCACGAGATCATGATCGGCACGCCGGCGATCCGTAACCTGATCCGCGAAGCCAAGATCGCCCAGATGTATTCGGCGATCCAGACCGGCAGCAACGTCGGCATGCAGACGCTGGACCAGAATCTGACGGAGCTGGTGCGCCGCAACGTGATCTCGACCGGCGCCGCGCGCGCCGCGGCCAAGATCCCGGAAAACTTCCTCGGCTAA
- a CDS encoding PilT/PilU family type 4a pilus ATPase yields the protein MERDQASKFMFDLLRLMVSKGGSDLFITAGFPPAIKIDGRMTPVSSQALTAGHTADLARAIMNDKQAAGFELTREANFAITPGELGRFRVSSFMQMGCVGMVLRVITTAIPKFEDLDLPDTLKDVVMTKRGLVIMVGATGSGKSTTLAAMVGYRNENSYGHIITVEDPVEFVHPHRNCVITQREVGVDTDSFEAALKNSLRQAPDVIQIGEIRDRETMEHAIAFAETGHLCLATLHANSANQALDRIINFFPEERRQQLLMDLSLNLKGLISQRLIPKKEAKGRVVAIEILLNSPLISDLIFKGEVHEIKEIMKKSRELGMQTFDQALFDLYETDKITYEDALRNADSVNDLRLNIKLNSKHAKNRDFSSGTEKLGLI from the coding sequence ATGGAACGCGACCAGGCATCCAAGTTCATGTTCGACCTGCTGCGCCTGATGGTCAGCAAGGGCGGCTCCGACCTGTTCATCACCGCTGGCTTCCCGCCGGCGATCAAGATCGACGGCCGCATGACGCCGGTGTCGAGCCAGGCGCTTACCGCCGGCCACACGGCCGACCTGGCGCGCGCGATCATGAACGACAAGCAGGCGGCCGGCTTCGAACTGACGCGCGAAGCGAATTTCGCGATCACGCCGGGCGAGCTGGGTCGCTTCCGGGTATCGAGCTTCATGCAGATGGGTTGCGTGGGCATGGTGCTGCGCGTCATCACCACCGCGATCCCCAAATTCGAAGACCTCGACCTGCCCGACACCCTGAAAGACGTCGTGATGACCAAGCGCGGCCTGGTGATCATGGTCGGCGCCACCGGCTCGGGCAAGTCGACGACGCTGGCGGCGATGGTCGGCTACCGCAACGAGAACAGCTACGGCCACATCATTACGGTCGAGGACCCCGTGGAATTCGTCCACCCGCACCGCAATTGCGTGATCACGCAGCGCGAGGTGGGCGTCGACACCGACAGTTTCGAGGCGGCGCTCAAGAATTCGCTGCGCCAGGCGCCGGACGTGATCCAGATCGGCGAGATCCGCGACCGCGAGACGATGGAGCACGCGATCGCCTTCGCCGAGACCGGCCACCTGTGCCTGGCCACCCTGCATGCCAACAGCGCCAACCAGGCGCTGGACCGGATCATCAACTTCTTCCCCGAAGAACGCCGCCAGCAGTTGCTGATGGATCTGTCACTCAATCTGAAAGGGCTGATCTCGCAGCGGCTGATTCCGAAGAAGGAAGCCAAGGGACGGGTGGTGGCGATCGAGATCCTGTTGAACTCTCCCTTGATTTCAGACCTGATCTTCAAGGGCGAGGTGCACGAAATCAAGGAGATCATGAAGAAGTCGCGCGAGCTGGGCATGCAGACGTTTGATCAGGCGCTGTTCGACCTTTACGAGACGGACAAGATCACCTATGAAGATGCGTTGCGCAATGCGGATTCGGTGAACGATTTGCGGTTGAACATCAAGCTCAATAGCAAGCACGCGAAGAATCGCGATTTTTCGAGCGGGACCGAGAAGCTGGGGTTAATTTGA
- a CDS encoding TonB-dependent receptor plug domain-containing protein has product MLRPTPIALILAALFALPAAAQTSPPSAPPSDPPPLAEETMQQVEVKADANSYDPRRDDTASRMVVSNEEIKRYGDTSVLDVFKRLPGITVGGGGGRGAGEIRMRGLGSGYTQILINGERAPAGFDIDQLSPDVIERIEILRAASAEFSTQSIAGTINIVLKRVVRKAQRELRVGYGKSEDASNPSASLNMSDRLDGLSYSLGASVWRYTFDRPQPYEETQTDPEGRLTQLRRTAQTDSGSPQGFNLTPRLNWTLENGDTVSWQTMVSYNQNDYHGDAVTTTALGAPPPYDVRDMNSEGSHTMLRSDLNWVHNLEEGAKLDLKLGVNGTRNRGDWREFDYNLDRLARDSTVLSATDERGVTSVGKYTTPWLKDHALAMGWDAGYTRREDERGEVEVFPLLGRDVLSNEGYDATIKRLALYVQDEWNLSKQWSMYAGLRWEGLETTSEGNTFETSTNRASVFSPLAQTLYKIPDSRDQVRLALTRTFKAPSASNLIPRRFTTPNNSQTEPDYRGNPDLQPELATGIDAAYEHWWADKALLSASVSVRRIEDYTRQGLILEDGRWIQTPVNDGDALTRSLELEAKFPLSAVLADVPEIDLRASLSRNWSEVDAVPGPDNHLDQQVPLSATLGLDYKTRDGKLTTGASFAFKNGGPVRVNEEQSRYQSVRRDLDVYALWKFNPKYQLRLAASNLLRQDGISDSRYTDEFGTLRRTSFSEGQTMARVTLESRF; this is encoded by the coding sequence ATGCTCCGACCGACGCCCATCGCGCTGATCCTCGCCGCCCTGTTCGCGCTGCCCGCCGCCGCTCAAACAAGCCCACCCTCCGCCCCGCCATCCGACCCGCCGCCGCTCGCCGAAGAGACCATGCAGCAGGTCGAAGTCAAGGCCGACGCCAACTCCTACGACCCGCGCCGCGACGACACCGCCAGCCGCATGGTGGTGTCGAACGAAGAGATCAAGCGCTATGGCGACACCTCGGTGCTCGATGTCTTCAAGCGCCTGCCCGGCATCACCGTCGGTGGCGGCGGTGGTCGCGGCGCGGGCGAGATCCGCATGCGCGGCCTGGGCAGCGGCTACACGCAAATCCTGATCAATGGCGAGCGCGCGCCGGCAGGCTTCGATATCGACCAGCTGTCGCCCGACGTCATCGAACGGATCGAGATCCTGCGTGCGGCCAGCGCCGAGTTCTCGACCCAGTCGATCGCCGGCACCATCAATATCGTGCTTAAGCGGGTGGTGCGCAAGGCGCAGCGCGAGCTGCGCGTCGGCTACGGCAAGAGCGAGGACGCCAGCAATCCGAGCGCCAGCCTGAACATGTCGGACCGTCTCGACGGCCTGTCGTACTCGCTCGGCGCGAGCGTCTGGCGCTACACCTTCGACCGCCCGCAACCCTATGAGGAAACGCAGACCGACCCGGAAGGCCGCCTGACGCAACTGCGCCGCACCGCGCAGACCGACAGCGGCAGCCCGCAGGGCTTCAACCTCACGCCGCGCCTGAACTGGACGCTCGAGAACGGCGACACGGTCAGCTGGCAGACCATGGTCTCGTACAACCAGAACGACTACCACGGCGATGCCGTGACCACGACCGCGCTGGGCGCGCCGCCGCCGTACGACGTGCGCGACATGAACAGCGAGGGCAGCCACACGATGCTGCGCTCCGACCTGAACTGGGTGCACAACCTCGAAGAAGGCGCGAAGCTCGACCTCAAGCTGGGCGTGAACGGCACCCGCAACCGCGGCGACTGGCGCGAGTTCGACTACAACCTGGACCGGCTGGCGCGCGACTCCACGGTCCTGAGCGCGACCGATGAACGCGGCGTGACCTCGGTGGGCAAGTACACCACGCCGTGGCTGAAGGACCACGCGCTGGCGATGGGCTGGGATGCCGGCTACACGCGGCGCGAGGACGAACGCGGCGAGGTCGAGGTGTTCCCGCTGCTCGGGCGCGACGTGCTGTCGAACGAAGGCTACGACGCCACCATCAAGCGCCTGGCGCTGTATGTCCAGGACGAGTGGAACCTGAGCAAGCAATGGTCGATGTATGCCGGCCTGCGCTGGGAAGGGCTGGAGACCACCAGCGAGGGCAATACCTTCGAGACCAGCACCAACCGCGCCAGCGTGTTCTCGCCGCTGGCCCAGACGCTGTATAAAATCCCGGACAGCCGCGACCAGGTGCGCCTGGCGCTGACCCGCACCTTCAAGGCGCCGTCGGCCAGCAACCTGATCCCGCGCCGCTTCACGACGCCCAACAACAGCCAGACCGAACCTGACTACCGCGGCAACCCCGACCTGCAGCCGGAACTGGCGACCGGCATCGACGCCGCCTACGAGCACTGGTGGGCCGACAAGGCGCTGCTCAGCGCCAGCGTGTCGGTGCGCCGCATCGAGGACTACACGCGCCAGGGGCTGATCCTGGAAGACGGGCGCTGGATCCAGACCCCGGTCAACGACGGCGACGCGCTCACGCGCAGCCTGGAGCTGGAGGCGAAATTCCCGCTGTCGGCCGTGCTGGCCGATGTACCCGAAATCGACCTGCGCGCGAGCCTGTCACGCAACTGGTCCGAGGTGGACGCCGTGCCGGGGCCGGACAACCACCTGGACCAGCAAGTGCCGCTGTCGGCCACGCTGGGCCTCGACTACAAGACCCGCGACGGCAAGCTGACCACTGGCGCGAGCTTCGCGTTCAAGAACGGCGGCCCGGTGCGGGTCAACGAGGAACAGTCGCGCTACCAGAGCGTGCGGCGCGATCTCGATGTGTATGCGTTGTGGAAGTTCAATCCGAAGTACCAGCTGCGGCTGGCGGCGTCGAATCTGTTGCGTCAGGATGGCATTTCGGATTCGCGCTACACCGATGAATTCGGAACCTTGCGCCGGACTAGTTTCAGTGAAGGGCAGACCATGGCGAGGGTGACGCTGGAGTCGCGCTTCTAA